AAAACAACTATACTCGGGTTCACTTAATGTAAGATTAAGTTATAGTTTTGGTACCTAAATATAGCTGATTCTTTGCAATTATGGCCCTAATTGGAGGTTCTTTTAACGTTTTTAGTCCCTGAGTGTctgatttttacaattttggtcccaaaactctagtcattttacttggaacaCGGACCAAAAACGTTACAAAGCCTCAAATAAGGAAAAATAATAATTGAAAGAGAACTTTTACAGACCAAAAgtgaaaaaaatattatttactcttaaaatatataaaaacaaaacaaatttcaTTACCacataaaaataataaacaagaaaaaaaacCTTTTCATCATGCAACGAGTTGGTCTTATTGTTTTCACTTTCTAAATTGCTCCAAGTCTGTTTCTCCTTCGTATTTTCATCTTCAATCTTTTCAAGGTGGTTGCTACTAGAGCATTCTAGAAGAAaatacacacacaaaaaaaaaaaaatcaatgtaagatatatataaataatataataaacaatttaACAAAATGGTTTCTCTGACAAATGTACTAACCAGTCATTACCATGAGAAGTGTCCATTGAAAAGTCAACTCTATCATTTTCAACCATGTTTTCTTCAGTCTCTTGATCTGCTATCATAATCTCTATTGCAGCATCCACATCTCCATTTACTTGTACCAATACCTAAAAGATACAATCAAATAATaatttacaaatttggtccctgtgCTTTACTGAAAATCACAAGTTTGCTCCAATTTTCAAAATTTACCCCAATGTTGTCCTTAAGTTTGCATTTTATGGGGGGGTTAGTCAATGAGCTAACTCAAAATCACAAGTTTGCTTCACTTTAAGACTTCCATTTCAATGTTGGAAGGGACTAAATCCGTAATGAATTTCAAACATTGGGccaaacttgtgattttgagTAAAGAACAAGGACTAAATTTGTAGTTTACTCAAAAATATCTTAAGATAAAATTATTTACTATATCTAATTACAAACTAGACATGCATAGATACTTTCAAGCTTCATACTTTGGCCACAATAAGTTTTGTATTTCATATTGCGGCCACAACACTTTTCTATATTGGCAGGTTTGGTCCCTAGACTTTTTGGGTTTCAGACTTTTGCCACGAGACTTTTGTATATTTTCAAGTTTGGTCTCTACATTTTCGTATATTGGCAGGTTTGATCCCTAGACTTTTTGGGTTTCAGACTTTGGCCACAAGACTTTTGTATATTGGCAAGTTTGTCCCCTAATTTTCATATATTGGCAGGTTTGATCGCTAGAAATTTTGGGTTTCAGACTTTGGTCCCTACATTTTCGTATATTGGCAGGTTTGATCCCTAGACTTTTTGGGTTTCAGACTTTGGCCACAAGACTTTTGTATATTGGCAAGTTTGTCCCCTAATTTTCATATATTGGCAGGTTTGATCGCTAGAAATTTTGGGTTTCAGACTTTGGTCCCTACATTTTCGTATATTGGCAGGTTTGATCCCTAGACTTTTTGGGTTTCAGACTTTGGTCACAAAACTTTCGTATATTTTCAAGTTTGGTCCCTACATTTTCATATATTGGCAGGTTTGATCCCTAGACTTTTTGGGTTTCAGACTTTGGCAACAAGACTTTTGTTTATTGGCAAGTTTGGTCCCTAGACTTTTCTTTTTATGCAAGTTTGGTCCTCCACAAAGCAGGGGTTAGTATCACCCTAGTTAGaactaatttataatttatacctGTTGAATTTTGTCCTCATTATCACATCCACTTCCAACTTTGACAGTTTTAATGGACTCAGCCTGGATGATAGTTTTAGGAGCAGCATTTGGTTGATGGGAGTGAGACTTCACTGAAAGATCAGCATCGGccttttaaaataagtaaaagttattacttttatataaaaaaattgataTAATTGTAAACAGTTATgatgaaaacaacaaaaaaaaaaccttaattaTGATTGGCCTTGATGGCCCATTGCATGTGTCTTCTTTTAATCTCACACTATTGTAATGCTCCAAATCATGATAAGACCTGAAAAATCAATTTAAAACATCTTATGATAATACTTCAAGAAAATTAGATACACTAAATTATCTAGAAATACTAAATTGGAACTTACAAATGGATCATTTGGGCATTTTCGTCATCAAAATTCTTTATATACCAACGAGGTGAAGATATCTGTAAAATAAGATCATGAGAGGTAAATTATCTAGAAAAGATTATTAATTTTGAGAATATGTAGGTTGCTATAAAAGGACATACTCTGTGTATGCATATATTACTGTGAGTAACAAGAGAAGCAGCTTGTAACTCCATATTTCCAGCCCAAGTGCCATCTTTTTCCATGGATTGACAGTATTCATCAAATGGCACTTCATCTTCAATAAAAGGCTCAAAGTTTTCACGGTTTTTCTGTAAAAAAAATTGCTCAATTGTTGGTTTTCTTGAATATTTAATGTATTTATCAAGAACATTTAGAAAATGGACATATCAAAATGATAAATTTTAGGGCACATTGCGTATTTTTGCCTAAATTTGTCAGACTTGGGTGGCTTTCATTCACGAAACTGACATATATGACTAAAATATAGTGGCTTTTATGTATTTTTGCCTAAATTTGAAGAcatgaaaataaaaattttaatgaTACCATGATATAGTGAACAACCATTTTCCGATAGTTCTCATGCTTGTCTTCATCTCCCTCCAACTGATCTGCCAAGGCTCTGTGATAAGAATTTGATGAGAATTATGATGTTTCAATTGATAGAAGTTGAATATATATGTTTCTAATCAGTAAATCATCTGTATTGATTGAATGAATTTTTTGTACTTGAGCACAAACCTGAAGAAGCAATTCCCATCTGCAGTTACTTCTATAATTTTTAAACCTAATACATCAAGCTGAGCTCGAAATTCTGAAATGTCAGATTGCTTGCTGTTCTTTTTAGTCTGTCAAGTGTCAATCCAACAGTGCAAAAGATGATTTAATCAGTAGTTCATAAGAAAAAGTTTCAC
The genomic region above belongs to Lactuca sativa cultivar Salinas chromosome 4, Lsat_Salinas_v11, whole genome shotgun sequence and contains:
- the LOC111879175 gene encoding OVARIAN TUMOR DOMAIN-containing deubiquitinating enzyme 7 codes for the protein MVKTKIKKSKPNKHPNTKKNSKQSDISEFRAQLDVLGLKIIEVTADGNCFFRALADQLEGDEDKHENYRKMVVHYIMKNRENFEPFIEDEVPFDEYCQSMEKDGTWAGNMELQAASLVTHSNICIHRISSPRWYIKNFDDENAQMIHLSYHDLEHYNSVRLKEDTCNGPSRPIIIKADADLSVKSHSHQPNAAPKTIIQAESIKTVKVGSGCDNEDKIQQVLVQVNGDVDAAIEIMIADQETEENMVENDRVDFSMDTSHECSSSNHLEKIEDENTKEKQTWSNLESENNKTNSLHDEKKIPRNKACPCGSKKKYKSCCGTMAARKLSTVAVNNTIERKDKKQGKKGRSVSHGSDGASHDMGALCI